From the genome of Pelmatolapia mariae isolate MD_Pm_ZW linkage group LG12, Pm_UMD_F_2, whole genome shotgun sequence, one region includes:
- the LOC134638436 gene encoding ABC-type oligopeptide transporter ABCB9-like isoform X1: MKMSGFSCRHRGPICATSSPNCCVNLTKKVQTTLAEANKVAEETISAMRTVRSFANENGEADSYYAKLLVMFQLNKKQALAYACYMWSSCISELALELAILYYGGHLVITNQMSSGALISFFIYMLELGECLESIASVYTGLMQGVGAAEKVFEYLDRKPEHPSDGTEAPETCAGLVEFKDVTFAYPTRPETDILKGVSFLLRPGEVTALVGPSGSGKSSCVSLLENFYLPQQGQVLLDGKPVQSFQHDYLHSKVALVGQEPVLFAHTVEENITYGLTDVPREAVLQAATKANAHDFITTLPKGYETSVGEKGTQLSGGQKQRVAIARALIRNPRVLILDEATSALDAESEHIVQQALNNVLRDHTVLVIAHRLSTVEKADNIIVIDRGHVAEQGAHSELMASGGLYSKLVQRQVLGIETGSEDLHSPQNASWKSGGGQQWRGRSSSGSLSESECSVRY, from the exons AATCTGACCAAAAAGGTGCAAACAACCCTCGCAGAGGCCAATAAAGTTGCAGAAGAAACCATCTCAGCCATGAGGACGGTGCGGAGCTTTGCCAACGAGAATGGAGAGGCCGACTCCTATTACGCCAAACTCTTAGTCATGTTCCAGctcaacaaaaaacaagcccTGGCCTACGCTTGCTACATGTGGTCCAGTTGT aTCTCAGAGCTTGCTCTCGAGCTGGCTATCCTCTACTATGGAGGCCACCTTGTGATTACTAATCAGATGAGTAGCGGCGCCTTGATATCTTTTTTCATATACATGCTAGAGCTCGGCGAATGTCTTGAG AGCATTGCATCAGTGTACACGGGCCTCATGCAAGGAGTTGGAGCTGCTGAGAAGGTTTTTGAGTATCTGGATAGGAAACCCGAACACCCCTCTGATGGCACAGAGGCTCCGGAGACATGCGCCGGTCTGGTTGAATTTAAAGACGTCACGTTTGCCTACCCGACACGCCCTGAAACTGATATTCTCAAG GGGGTGTCATTCCTCCTGCGTCCCGGAGAAGTGACTGCCCTTGTGGGACCTTCAGGCAGTGGGAAGAGCTCCTGTGTGAGTCTTCTGGAAAATTTCTACCTTCCTCAGCAAGGCCAGGTGCTGCTGGATGGAAAGCCTGTTCAAAGCTTTCAGCATGACTACCTCCACTCCAAG gtggCTCTTGTAGGTCAAGAGCCTGTGCTGTTTGCCCACACAGTTGAGGAGAACATTACCTATGGCCTGACTGATGTCCCCAGGGAGGCAGTGCTGCAGGCTGCCACCAAGGCTAATGCTCATGATTTTATTACCACTCTTCCTAAAGGCTATGAAACAA GTGTTGGCGAGAAGGGCACACAGTTGTCAGGGGGACAGAAACAAAGGGTTGCCATTGCAAGAGCTCTCATCCGCAACCCTCGTGTTCTCATCCTGGATGAGGCCACTAGCGCTCTGGATGCAGAAAGTGAACACATT GTTCAACAGGCTCTGAACAATGTCCTGCGGGACCACACCGTGTTGGTGATCGCCCATCGGCTCAGCACAGTGGAGAAGGCAGACAACATTATTGTAATTGACAGAGGCCACGTGGCAGAACAGGGAGCTCACAGTGAGCTGATGGCCAGCGGCGGACTCTACTCTAAGCTGGTTCAGAGGCAGGTCCTGGGCATCGAGACCGGGTCGGAGGACCTACACTCGCCACAAAACGCCAGCTGGAAGTCAGGTGGAGGACAGCAGTGGAGAGGACGAAGCAGCAGCGGCAGCCTGAGCGAGTCTGAGTGTAGTGTGCGTTACTGA
- the LOC134638436 gene encoding ABC-type oligopeptide transporter ABCB9-like isoform X2 has protein sequence MGFHFIGLVSKLYSEYYKNLTKKVQTTLAEANKVAEETISAMRTVRSFANENGEADSYYAKLLVMFQLNKKQALAYACYMWSSCISELALELAILYYGGHLVITNQMSSGALISFFIYMLELGECLESIASVYTGLMQGVGAAEKVFEYLDRKPEHPSDGTEAPETCAGLVEFKDVTFAYPTRPETDILKGVSFLLRPGEVTALVGPSGSGKSSCVSLLENFYLPQQGQVLLDGKPVQSFQHDYLHSKVALVGQEPVLFAHTVEENITYGLTDVPREAVLQAATKANAHDFITTLPKGYETSVGEKGTQLSGGQKQRVAIARALIRNPRVLILDEATSALDAESEHIVQQALNNVLRDHTVLVIAHRLSTVEKADNIIVIDRGHVAEQGAHSELMASGGLYSKLVQRQVLGIETGSEDLHSPQNASWKSGGGQQWRGRSSSGSLSESECSVRY, from the exons AATCTGACCAAAAAGGTGCAAACAACCCTCGCAGAGGCCAATAAAGTTGCAGAAGAAACCATCTCAGCCATGAGGACGGTGCGGAGCTTTGCCAACGAGAATGGAGAGGCCGACTCCTATTACGCCAAACTCTTAGTCATGTTCCAGctcaacaaaaaacaagcccTGGCCTACGCTTGCTACATGTGGTCCAGTTGT aTCTCAGAGCTTGCTCTCGAGCTGGCTATCCTCTACTATGGAGGCCACCTTGTGATTACTAATCAGATGAGTAGCGGCGCCTTGATATCTTTTTTCATATACATGCTAGAGCTCGGCGAATGTCTTGAG AGCATTGCATCAGTGTACACGGGCCTCATGCAAGGAGTTGGAGCTGCTGAGAAGGTTTTTGAGTATCTGGATAGGAAACCCGAACACCCCTCTGATGGCACAGAGGCTCCGGAGACATGCGCCGGTCTGGTTGAATTTAAAGACGTCACGTTTGCCTACCCGACACGCCCTGAAACTGATATTCTCAAG GGGGTGTCATTCCTCCTGCGTCCCGGAGAAGTGACTGCCCTTGTGGGACCTTCAGGCAGTGGGAAGAGCTCCTGTGTGAGTCTTCTGGAAAATTTCTACCTTCCTCAGCAAGGCCAGGTGCTGCTGGATGGAAAGCCTGTTCAAAGCTTTCAGCATGACTACCTCCACTCCAAG gtggCTCTTGTAGGTCAAGAGCCTGTGCTGTTTGCCCACACAGTTGAGGAGAACATTACCTATGGCCTGACTGATGTCCCCAGGGAGGCAGTGCTGCAGGCTGCCACCAAGGCTAATGCTCATGATTTTATTACCACTCTTCCTAAAGGCTATGAAACAA GTGTTGGCGAGAAGGGCACACAGTTGTCAGGGGGACAGAAACAAAGGGTTGCCATTGCAAGAGCTCTCATCCGCAACCCTCGTGTTCTCATCCTGGATGAGGCCACTAGCGCTCTGGATGCAGAAAGTGAACACATT GTTCAACAGGCTCTGAACAATGTCCTGCGGGACCACACCGTGTTGGTGATCGCCCATCGGCTCAGCACAGTGGAGAAGGCAGACAACATTATTGTAATTGACAGAGGCCACGTGGCAGAACAGGGAGCTCACAGTGAGCTGATGGCCAGCGGCGGACTCTACTCTAAGCTGGTTCAGAGGCAGGTCCTGGGCATCGAGACCGGGTCGGAGGACCTACACTCGCCACAAAACGCCAGCTGGAAGTCAGGTGGAGGACAGCAGTGGAGAGGACGAAGCAGCAGCGGCAGCCTGAGCGAGTCTGAGTGTAGTGTGCGTTACTGA